A window of Aricia agestis chromosome 3, ilAriAges1.1, whole genome shotgun sequence contains these coding sequences:
- the LOC121740410 gene encoding gastrula zinc finger protein XlCGF26.1-like — translation MESDIMVESLPIVGLCSLCSFDGIVRSMLIKYNKETSSYLEMLSQCFTIDIGNLEFDDTKLLICLQCIHKLQESMEFKKRAVSSLKNFEASLRLQIADQQALPNVKEEVKDEDGLMIDTDNEFDDRNNDIDELVDLKHEALDIDDIMLNELVLKTKSKEYRTRHRKSNSKKKVSYTVKKAVELSETQKMIESGLFPFKVCKNQMFSCTICSEKYTSLDDLKSHIKDHTVSNIHSAFRKMIASNLQGYYKSSTKLKCKRCNIDISNYDELKQHVDVCSQTRSSTSSLPFKLEKDQLDCPICKKSFLNFVSLNTHMNVHYPNHVCDSCGKAFASKARLRGHMRTHEVGNFPCRYCDAVFNKVTKRENHVSKEHKSGIRYTCKRCDISLTSFYARQKHLAEVHNEELKRYKCKACPQSYITPGHLSSHVRRDHLNERNHKCNKCDLAFYTRNSLKMHMIKHDGERIHTCNICLKSYQRKKTLREHMRIHDNDKRFVCPVCGRAFTQKCTLKGHLKVHERKMDLDDRIPQPLHSI, via the exons ATGGAATCTGATATTATGGTCGAAAGCCTTCCCATTGTTGGATTGTGCAGCTTGTGCTCTTTTGATGGTATAGTGCGCAGCATGTTGATAAAATACAACAAAGAGACTTCAAGCTATTTGGAAATGTTGTCACAATGTTTTACTATAGAT aTAGGAAATTTAGAGTTTGATGACACAAAACTCCTTATATGCCTACAATGCATACATAAACTGCAAGAGAGTATGGAATTTAAGAAGCGAGCAGTTTCATCATTGAAGAATTTTGAAGCTTCGTTACGATTGCAAA TAGCAGACCAGCAAGCACTGCCCAATGTAAAAGAGGAGGTAAAGGATGAAGACGGCCTAATGATTGACACTGATAATGAATTTGATGATAGAAATAATGATATTG atgaaCTAGTAGATTTGAAACATGAAGCTTTGGATATAGatgatataa TGCTCAATGAATTGGttttgaaaacaaaatcaaaggAATATAGGACGAGACACAGAAAATCCAATAGCAAAAAGAAAGTATCGTACACCGTAAAGAAGGCCGTGGAGTTGAGTGAAACGCAGAAGATGATAGAGTCTGGTCTGTTCCCGTTCAAGGTATGCAAAAATCAAATGTTCTCATGTACCATATGTTCCGAGAAGTATACAAGCTTGGACGATTTAAAAAGCCACATCAAGGACCACACAGTTTCTAATATACACAGCGCATTCCGTAAAATGATCGCATCGAACCTCCAGGGGTACTACAAATCGTCAACCAAGCTCAAATGCAAGAGATGTAACATCGACATATCCAACTACGACGAGTTGAAACAACACGTAGACGTGTGCAGCCAAACGAGAAGTTCGACTAGCAGTCTGCCTTTTAAATTGGAGAAGGACCAGTTGGATTGTCCCATCTGCAAGAAGAGCTTTTTAAATTTCGTCAGTCTCAATACGCACATGAACGTGCACTACCCGAACCACGTGTGCGACAGCTGCGGGAAGGCGTTCGCGTCGAAAGCGCGGCTTCGGGGCCACATGCGGACGCACGAGGTCGGCAACTTCCCCTGCCGGTATTGCGATGCGGTTTTCAACAAAGTCACGAAGCGGGAGAACCACGTGTCCAAGGAGCACAAGTCGGGGATAAGATACACGTGCAAGCGATGCGATATCTCCTTGACCTCCTTCTACGCCCGCCAGAAACATCTAGCGGAGGTCCACAACGAGGAGCTGAAGCGCTACAAGTGTAAGGCCTGTCCGCAGAGCTACATCACCCCGGGCCACCTGTCCAGCCACGTCAGACGGGACCACCTCAACGAGAGGAACCACAAGTGCAATAAATGTGATCTAGCTTTTTACACGAGGAATTCCCTGAAGATGCACATGATAAAGCACGACGGCGAACGAATACACACCTGTAATATATGCTTGAAGTCTTACCAGAGGAAGAAGACACTGAGGGAACACATGCGGATACACGACAACGATAAGAGATTCGTGTGTCCCGTTTGCGGGCGAGCGTTCACGCAGAAGTGCACTTTGAAAGGACATTTGAAAGTACACGAGAGGAAGATGGATTTGGATGACAGGATCCCTCAGCCGCTACATTCTATTTAG